In Thermorudis peleae, a genomic segment contains:
- a CDS encoding class I SAM-dependent methyltransferase — MNTDAEIRIRVQQQFGRVARAYQTSPTFATGIDLELLLRLAAVRPGERALDVATGAGHTAKLLAQHGAHVIALDLTPSMLHVARETLREADSEGSCLFLAGDATALPLRSASMALVTCRIAPHHFPSPHHFLAEVARVLQPGGRFILVDNLGPDDPALAHALDELERQRDPSHVHSLSRRAWLDGLRTVGLVPDVVMEVQRWHNWKEWTERSGMTSDQRAELEAWFLSQPALLAYLGAHVEEGSILGFRDDKLIVRAWRR, encoded by the coding sequence GTGAACACAGACGCAGAGATCCGGATACGAGTGCAACAGCAGTTTGGGCGTGTTGCCCGCGCTTACCAGACGAGTCCAACCTTTGCGACGGGCATTGATCTTGAACTCCTGCTCAGACTTGCAGCAGTGCGCCCCGGAGAACGCGCTCTCGACGTGGCTACAGGCGCTGGGCATACCGCCAAGCTGTTAGCGCAACACGGAGCGCACGTCATTGCGCTCGACCTTACCCCATCGATGCTTCATGTTGCTCGAGAGACCCTACGAGAGGCTGACAGCGAAGGCAGCTGTCTGTTTCTTGCAGGAGATGCGACTGCTCTTCCACTTCGCAGCGCCTCAATGGCGCTCGTCACCTGTCGCATTGCTCCCCATCACTTTCCCTCGCCACATCACTTTCTTGCTGAGGTCGCACGCGTCCTGCAACCTGGCGGGCGTTTCATTCTCGTTGACAATCTTGGTCCTGATGATCCTGCGTTAGCTCACGCCCTTGACGAGCTTGAACGACAACGAGATCCCAGCCATGTACACAGTCTTTCACGCCGGGCTTGGCTCGACGGGCTTCGCACAGTTGGACTTGTCCCCGACGTTGTGATGGAAGTACAACGTTGGCACAACTGGAAGGAGTGGACTGAGCGTTCGGGGATGACGTCCGACCAGCGAGCAGAGCTGGAGGCATGGTTTCTCAGCCAACCAGCCCTGCTCGCATACCTCGGTGCGCACGTGGAGGAGGGGTCTATCCTCGGTTTTCGTGACGATAAACTCATCGTCCGGGCCTGGCGCCGCTAA
- a CDS encoding MMPL family transporter: protein MFRWFGRLAYRFRWPIVVLWFAAALATLPVLPRVADVLSPGGFSSSQTESAKARALLQQNIPGYSPSTILVLFSHPTWKPTDPQFIAEAQRALSRVTSLPDVAGIDWFMQNPRQIAPDGSLAYAVIRLKRDPESAEGTAREIQQALVPTNLTVQLSGSPVLYADFAHVTEHDLRRAEIVAFPFALVALVFVFGSVVTAIIPLIVGAINVALVLGFLYLLTHVMSLSVFSLNVASMLGLGLAIDYSLFLVSRFREELLHGSVVQAVEKTVATAGRAVFFSGLTVLIGLSGLSFFEFLFMRSVGIAGMLVVLTAVLSAMTFLPAMLAIVGPRVNALTLRSRPDQTGGFWHQTATRVMRHPWFVVIPVTALLIGLALPFRNVQLSSPDATILPRSTQSRQAFDRLSQAFGQGAISPIVIAVQTDQLVNDPQTLASLYAYTRQIAADTRVERVTSIVTVDPRITLPQYQQLYHDPAHIPDPVLQAAYQQLAGQNVTAIYVYFNALPASPEARSLLHDLRHIQPPAGLHVLMDGSTAEIVDNVQRMYQKFPYAAATVILATYVVLFVLLRSALLPLKAVILNLLSLTASYGALVYIFQEGHFHRLLHFDPLGFTESSLPIILFCLLFGLSMDYEVFLLSRIREAWEQTGDNTRAVVEGLERSGRIITGAALILVIVAGAFITADVVLIKALGLSVALAVALDATLVRVLLVPATMRLLGDWNWWIPRFALRLVPVRGMEH, encoded by the coding sequence GTGTTTCGGTGGTTTGGGCGCTTGGCGTACCGGTTCCGCTGGCCGATTGTCGTGCTCTGGTTCGCCGCTGCCCTTGCAACACTTCCTGTTTTGCCACGTGTTGCTGATGTCCTTTCGCCTGGCGGCTTCTCGAGTTCGCAGACTGAATCAGCCAAAGCACGTGCCTTGCTGCAGCAGAATATCCCAGGATACAGCCCAAGCACAATCCTGGTCCTGTTTAGTCATCCGACGTGGAAGCCGACTGATCCGCAATTCATTGCCGAGGCACAACGAGCGTTAAGCCGCGTCACTTCACTGCCGGATGTTGCAGGAATCGATTGGTTTATGCAGAACCCCCGGCAAATTGCGCCGGATGGCTCTCTTGCGTATGCAGTGATACGGCTGAAGCGCGATCCTGAATCGGCTGAAGGGACCGCACGGGAGATCCAACAAGCACTTGTCCCAACCAATCTCACGGTCCAGCTTTCGGGCAGTCCTGTACTCTACGCCGACTTTGCCCATGTGACAGAACATGACTTGCGGCGTGCTGAAATTGTTGCGTTTCCTTTCGCCTTGGTCGCTCTCGTTTTCGTCTTTGGCAGTGTGGTGACGGCGATCATCCCGCTGATTGTTGGCGCAATTAATGTAGCGCTTGTGCTTGGCTTTCTCTACCTGCTCACGCACGTCATGTCGCTTTCGGTGTTCTCCCTCAATGTTGCGAGTATGCTCGGGCTTGGATTAGCCATCGATTATTCGCTCTTCCTCGTCAGCCGATTCCGCGAAGAACTTCTTCATGGTTCTGTCGTACAGGCTGTTGAGAAAACGGTTGCTACGGCCGGCCGGGCTGTCTTCTTTTCTGGCTTGACAGTACTCATTGGGTTGAGTGGGCTGAGCTTTTTCGAATTTCTCTTCATGCGCTCCGTTGGTATTGCTGGCATGTTGGTCGTATTGACTGCTGTGCTCTCTGCGATGACGTTCTTACCGGCTATGCTTGCGATCGTCGGCCCGCGTGTCAATGCGTTAACGCTTCGCTCTCGGCCAGACCAGACAGGAGGCTTTTGGCATCAGACTGCAACGCGTGTTATGCGTCATCCCTGGTTCGTGGTGATTCCAGTAACGGCGCTTCTCATCGGCCTGGCATTGCCGTTCCGCAACGTACAGTTAAGCTCTCCGGATGCGACGATTCTACCGCGTAGTACCCAGTCGCGGCAGGCGTTCGATCGCTTGAGCCAGGCCTTTGGCCAAGGGGCCATCTCACCGATCGTGATTGCAGTTCAAACCGACCAACTAGTAAACGACCCGCAGACCCTTGCCTCCCTCTATGCCTACACGCGGCAAATTGCTGCCGACACGCGTGTTGAACGTGTAACCAGCATTGTCACTGTCGATCCACGGATTACGCTTCCACAATACCAGCAACTCTACCATGACCCCGCGCACATCCCTGATCCAGTGCTCCAGGCCGCGTACCAGCAGCTTGCGGGCCAGAACGTAACGGCCATCTATGTCTATTTCAACGCCCTACCGGCCAGTCCAGAGGCTCGATCATTACTCCATGATTTGCGTCACATTCAGCCGCCAGCTGGTCTCCATGTGCTCATGGATGGTTCAACCGCTGAGATCGTTGATAATGTTCAGCGGATGTACCAGAAGTTTCCGTACGCTGCAGCAACGGTCATCCTGGCAACGTATGTCGTGCTCTTCGTCTTGCTGCGCTCAGCGCTGTTACCACTCAAAGCGGTTATCTTGAATCTCCTGAGCTTGACGGCCAGCTATGGTGCTTTAGTCTATATCTTTCAGGAAGGCCACTTTCATCGATTGCTTCACTTTGACCCTCTCGGATTCACTGAATCGTCGCTGCCAATCATCCTCTTTTGTCTTCTCTTCGGTCTGAGTATGGACTACGAGGTCTTCCTCCTGAGTCGTATCCGCGAGGCGTGGGAGCAGACGGGCGATAATACGCGTGCAGTAGTTGAGGGATTAGAGCGGAGTGGTCGGATTATCACTGGCGCTGCATTAATTCTGGTCATTGTTGCAGGTGCCTTTATTACTGCTGATGTCGTGCTCATTAAGGCTCTTGGTCTGAGTGTTGCGTTGGCCGTTGCGCTTGATGCTACGCTGGTGCGTGTCTTGCTCGTGCCGGCAACCATGCGCTTACTCGGGGACTGGAACTGGTGGATACCACGATTCGCACTTCGGCTTGTGCCGGTCCGGGGTATGGAGCACTAA
- a CDS encoding lipocalin family protein: protein MRRWVPIIIALLLLVLPACASHAGLAQNMPQSSVPTRERTAQLFLTPPPTPGPIQLPDDDAPHDVLTEWWYTTGHLQATDGRQFGFEFVIFQSERFGYPVVYAAHFAITDHQAQQFSWAERVDSHPRPPSTLPVVLSVADWSLQITDNQLVLAARMDNYALQLALRSIKPPVLESPGGFFTWAPATGSYYYSRTRLAVQGTLRAGTADFAVQGQAWMDHQWGNFIVGNQGGWNWFAIQLDDGRDVMLWQTHDTEGSVVLASGTLVDPEGHPQYLSADAFRIQSTGSWQSPHSGALYPSGWKIAIPAARLQLTVTPVLQDQELQTVRSTGVMYWEGEVEIAGFADNRPVNGKGYVELTGYARPTIQPTPSLPVPHS, encoded by the coding sequence ATGCGGCGGTGGGTACCGATTATCATTGCCTTGCTCCTGCTGGTACTTCCGGCCTGCGCGAGCCATGCTGGTTTGGCACAAAACATGCCGCAGTCTTCGGTGCCGACTCGTGAGCGCACCGCCCAGCTTTTCCTGACACCTCCACCTACGCCAGGGCCGATACAATTGCCGGACGACGATGCTCCACATGATGTTTTGACAGAATGGTGGTACACAACAGGCCATCTCCAAGCGACAGACGGTCGGCAATTTGGCTTTGAGTTTGTCATCTTTCAATCCGAACGCTTTGGCTATCCGGTTGTCTACGCTGCCCACTTTGCCATCACAGATCACCAGGCGCAGCAGTTTTCGTGGGCTGAACGTGTCGATAGCCATCCACGGCCGCCGTCGACACTTCCAGTTGTTCTCTCTGTTGCCGATTGGTCTCTCCAGATTACTGACAATCAGCTTGTCCTTGCAGCCCGCATGGACAACTACGCGCTGCAGCTTGCTTTGCGCTCAATAAAACCCCCGGTGCTTGAAAGTCCCGGCGGTTTCTTCACCTGGGCTCCAGCAACTGGGTCATACTACTACTCGCGCACCCGCCTAGCTGTTCAGGGAACGTTGCGTGCCGGCACAGCGGATTTCGCTGTCCAGGGCCAAGCGTGGATGGATCATCAGTGGGGTAACTTTATTGTTGGGAACCAAGGAGGATGGAACTGGTTCGCAATTCAACTCGATGATGGCCGAGATGTGATGCTTTGGCAAACACATGACACTGAGGGATCGGTAGTGTTGGCGAGTGGCACACTTGTTGATCCGGAAGGACATCCCCAGTATTTGTCTGCCGATGCATTCAGAATCCAGTCAACAGGCTCGTGGCAGAGTCCCCATTCTGGAGCGCTCTATCCCTCGGGCTGGAAAATTGCTATTCCCGCTGCCAGGCTTCAACTGACAGTCACGCCCGTACTCCAGGATCAAGAGTTGCAAACAGTTCGCTCAACTGGCGTCATGTACTGGGAGGGTGAAGTCGAGATCGCTGGTTTCGCCGATAACAGGCCAGTAAATGGCAAGGGGTATGTCGAGCTAACTGGGTATGCCCGACCCACGATCCAGCCCACACCTTCCCTTCCTGTGCCGCATTCATGA
- a CDS encoding LLM class flavin-dependent oxidoreductase, giving the protein MAGVTFGIHVGPQNTTIDELRRLWRFADTQGFGWFSVWDHFYARTSDEIPHFEAVALLSAIASETQRIRFGCMVFAVQFRNIGLLAKSLTTIDHLSGGRLEAGLGAGWHEPEYRAFGYPFLANRERLDQLEEGIQALRRLLTEDAVTFHGKYVHLENARLLPKPVQAQLPLWVGGGGERRTARIAARYADGWNIPYIGAEELPQKLAALERWCEQEERDPRTIRIAVQLGLYMATSDAPDAVERLRQRLIAQVGPQAATQPGYLVGGPKSIAEQLYRYVEQGVTAINLALRPPIDWEALDAFVKEVMPAFKS; this is encoded by the coding sequence ATGGCAGGCGTCACATTTGGGATTCACGTGGGTCCACAAAATACTACCATTGATGAACTTCGCCGACTCTGGCGTTTTGCTGATACACAAGGGTTTGGCTGGTTTTCGGTCTGGGATCACTTCTATGCGCGAACCAGTGATGAGATTCCCCACTTCGAAGCGGTCGCTCTCCTGAGCGCGATCGCGAGCGAAACGCAGCGCATTCGCTTTGGCTGCATGGTTTTCGCCGTCCAATTTCGCAATATCGGCCTTCTCGCTAAGTCCCTGACAACCATTGATCACTTGAGCGGCGGGCGGCTCGAAGCTGGACTCGGCGCAGGCTGGCATGAGCCAGAGTACCGGGCCTTCGGGTATCCGTTTCTCGCGAATCGCGAGCGGCTTGATCAACTTGAAGAGGGCATCCAAGCATTGCGCCGCCTACTCACCGAAGATGCAGTAACCTTTCACGGCAAGTACGTCCACCTTGAAAATGCCCGGCTGCTGCCGAAGCCAGTCCAAGCACAGCTCCCCTTATGGGTCGGTGGTGGTGGCGAACGACGCACCGCACGGATCGCAGCCCGGTATGCTGATGGTTGGAACATCCCCTATATTGGCGCTGAGGAATTGCCGCAGAAGCTGGCGGCTCTCGAACGATGGTGCGAGCAGGAAGAGCGTGACCCACGCACCATTCGCATTGCTGTCCAGCTTGGACTCTACATGGCGACGAGTGATGCCCCTGACGCAGTCGAGCGCCTTCGTCAGCGACTCATTGCCCAAGTTGGCCCGCAAGCTGCAACGCAGCCGGGTTACCTCGTCGGTGGCCCGAAAAGTATTGCCGAGCAACTTTATCGCTATGTTGAGCAAGGAGTAACAGCCATCAACCTCGCGCTTCGGCCACCCATTGACTGGGAAGCGCTCGACGCATTTGTCAAAGAGGTCATGCCAGCCTTCAAATCATGA
- a CDS encoding B3/4 domain-containing protein: protein MARRIFEIASEVFSRIPHARFAAVVAHGVENTQPNTEVQAFLQDTVQETVERFSGSDPKAHPAIAIWRETFRALGWSPSTYLSSVEALVRRSVKGNPPPHINPAVDLANAISLRYLVPIGAHDLASAPQGIDVRFADPALDRFLPLGSDEEECPSPGEIVYAHEHDIRTRRWVWRQSRTGLVTFSSRDILFPIDGFVDVTETAIREAAHALADMLTSLLGATVSIHWLTPDQRTVSE from the coding sequence ATGGCACGCCGAATCTTCGAAATTGCGTCGGAAGTCTTTTCTCGTATTCCCCATGCCCGCTTCGCCGCCGTCGTCGCTCATGGAGTCGAGAACACCCAGCCGAACACCGAAGTCCAAGCTTTCCTACAAGATACAGTACAGGAGACGGTTGAACGTTTCAGCGGCAGTGATCCGAAAGCCCACCCGGCAATCGCGATTTGGCGTGAAACGTTCCGGGCCCTTGGGTGGTCACCCAGCACATACCTCAGTTCTGTCGAAGCACTCGTGCGACGCTCCGTCAAAGGCAATCCACCGCCCCATATTAACCCAGCAGTTGACCTCGCCAATGCGATCTCGTTGCGCTATCTCGTTCCCATCGGCGCGCATGATTTAGCTTCAGCACCTCAAGGAATCGATGTCCGCTTTGCTGACCCAGCTCTTGACCGCTTCCTCCCACTGGGGAGCGACGAGGAAGAGTGCCCCTCACCCGGCGAAATCGTTTACGCCCATGAACATGACATTCGAACCCGCCGTTGGGTTTGGCGTCAAAGTCGGACAGGACTCGTAACGTTCTCTTCGCGCGACATTCTCTTTCCGATCGATGGCTTTGTCGACGTGACGGAGACAGCAATCCGTGAAGCTGCTCATGCACTTGCAGACATGCTGACCTCATTGCTGGGCGCTACTGTCAGTATCCATTGGCTTACACCCGATCAGCGAACGGTGAGTGAGTAG
- a CDS encoding glycosyltransferase, whose amino-acid sequence MSRHQAKIAQLFGPPPLHYVAMLSVHTSPLEQPGNRDAGGMNVYVRELAHHLAQRGIAVDLFTRRQHPDQPVVLHIEPGVRLFHVEAGPPMPLPKEQLFCYLPEFVTNLVFLAGQGGMLPYELIHAHYWLSGWAGFLLRFYQPIPLVQMFHTLGELKWPGEAAFQREPAIRLQVERRLLSLADGIVAANSDERTAMVETLAVAPEKICTVPPGVDLERFRPFPQRAAREALGLPDGPIGLYVGRIDPIKGIDTLLVAWRWLLDRWPVDSPKPLLVFIGGQRQDTPTGPQYDADLAGVVQHADALGISAFVRFLGSQPRDILPLYYSAADLCVVPSRYESFGLVAVEAMACGTPVIATHVGGLRFTVEHEISGLVVPPDNSEELAAALLRGFRDHQLRTRLQVGARQAAVRYSWDGVTNEILTFYERILSKREGTICSTPS is encoded by the coding sequence GTGTCGCGGCATCAGGCCAAGATAGCACAACTTTTCGGGCCTCCCCCTCTGCATTACGTTGCGATGCTTTCCGTTCACACCTCTCCGCTTGAACAGCCAGGGAACCGCGACGCCGGTGGGATGAATGTCTACGTCCGCGAACTCGCCCATCACCTGGCACAACGCGGCATTGCTGTCGATCTTTTCACGCGGCGGCAACACCCCGACCAACCGGTTGTCCTCCATATTGAGCCTGGTGTGCGTCTCTTTCACGTCGAGGCTGGGCCGCCCATGCCCTTGCCCAAAGAGCAACTTTTCTGTTATTTGCCAGAATTTGTTACGAATCTGGTCTTTCTCGCCGGCCAAGGCGGCATGTTGCCCTATGAGCTTATCCACGCACATTACTGGCTTTCGGGATGGGCTGGATTTTTATTGCGTTTCTACCAACCTATTCCACTTGTGCAAATGTTTCATACCCTAGGTGAGCTCAAATGGCCAGGTGAAGCGGCTTTCCAGCGAGAGCCAGCAATACGACTCCAAGTTGAGCGTCGGCTTCTGAGCCTTGCCGATGGCATCGTAGCTGCCAACTCAGATGAACGAACGGCAATGGTCGAGACACTGGCAGTTGCCCCAGAAAAAATCTGTACCGTTCCTCCTGGCGTCGATCTCGAGCGCTTCCGACCATTTCCACAGCGCGCAGCACGCGAGGCACTCGGTTTACCGGATGGACCAATAGGGCTGTACGTTGGCAGAATTGACCCGATCAAAGGCATTGATACGCTCCTCGTTGCCTGGCGTTGGCTGCTCGATCGCTGGCCTGTTGACTCCCCAAAGCCGTTGCTTGTGTTCATTGGTGGCCAGCGTCAAGATACCCCAACTGGTCCGCAGTACGATGCCGATCTCGCAGGAGTCGTTCAACACGCCGATGCACTTGGGATCAGCGCGTTTGTTAGGTTCCTCGGATCACAGCCGCGTGACATCCTGCCACTCTACTACAGCGCTGCTGACCTCTGTGTCGTGCCATCACGCTACGAGTCTTTTGGACTGGTGGCCGTTGAAGCAATGGCATGCGGCACTCCGGTTATCGCGACCCACGTTGGAGGCTTACGATTCACGGTCGAACATGAAATCTCAGGTCTCGTTGTCCCGCCGGACAATAGCGAGGAACTTGCTGCAGCTCTCCTTCGAGGATTCCGTGATCACCAATTGCGCACCCGTCTTCAGGTCGGCGCGCGACAGGCGGCAGTGCGATACTCCTGGGATGGGGTAACCAACGAGATCCTTACATTCTACGAACGCATTCTGTCAAAGCGCGAAGGCACGATTTGCTCTACACCATCATAG
- the hpf gene encoding ribosome hibernation-promoting factor, HPF/YfiA family: MEFQLRTLDVPLTDGLNHYIRQRMQKLDRLNVRAVDTRFEIRRVPQRSGGEMYIAQMTVLTKAAILRAEHRDRDLHLAIDGAIEHMARRMKQFVEKRTTERHRQTQRVLEAQTEALLTAEPEIEEEEEALPKVVRRKRFPVYPMTEDEAIEQMELLGHDFFVFWNPADEQINVLYRRKDGQYGLIQPTLG; the protein is encoded by the coding sequence ATGGAGTTCCAACTCCGGACGCTTGACGTACCGCTTACCGATGGACTCAACCACTATATCCGGCAGCGCATGCAAAAGCTCGACCGGCTAAATGTCCGCGCAGTTGACACACGATTTGAAATACGCCGTGTACCACAACGCTCAGGCGGCGAAATGTACATTGCACAAATGACAGTGCTTACGAAAGCGGCAATTCTTCGTGCTGAGCACCGGGACCGTGACCTCCATCTTGCGATCGATGGAGCTATTGAGCATATGGCGCGCCGCATGAAACAGTTCGTGGAAAAACGCACCACCGAGCGCCATCGCCAGACACAGCGGGTGCTTGAAGCGCAAACAGAAGCCTTACTCACTGCCGAGCCCGAAATCGAAGAAGAGGAAGAAGCCTTGCCCAAGGTCGTACGCCGGAAGCGTTTCCCGGTCTATCCCATGACCGAAGATGAGGCAATTGAACAAATGGAACTGCTTGGGCACGACTTTTTCGTTTTTTGGAATCCTGCCGATGAGCAGATTAACGTGCTCTACCGCCGCAAAGACGGGCAATATGGTCTCATTCAGCCCACACTTGGCTAA
- the selA gene encoding L-seryl-tRNA(Sec) selenium transferase: MDERQTVAAASQERASELRKLPSVATLLQADELAPFVTTMHHDTLVRTIQRVLAESREAILAGEPAPSHHELIARVQHQLQVLFTPKLRPVINATGVILHTNLGRAPLSEDAAIAMAEAARFYTPLELELETGRRGGRMRELATLLRELTGAEAALVVNNNAAAVLLVLSALCAGRDVIVSRGQAVEIGGGFRIPDVLAQSGARLVEVGTTNRTYVRDYAAAIRPETVAILSVHWSNFRIVGFTVQPTLSELAELAHQHGLWLIADLGSGALLDTARYGLAHEPMVQEELAAGADLVCFSGDKLLGGPQAGIIVGRHDLVQRVAAHPLARAVRADKTTLAGLAATLRHYLRGEAEQKIPIWRMMSIPVEALEQRCQTWQHALGAAVAAEVVPSEAAVGGGSLPGSTLPSWALAIPESTARARGMSLDALAAALRKNNPPVVARLEEHRLMFDARTVLPEQDTQLIAILRRTFSV, encoded by the coding sequence ATGGACGAGCGGCAGACGGTGGCAGCTGCTTCACAGGAACGTGCAAGCGAGCTACGCAAGCTTCCTTCTGTTGCGACGCTCTTGCAGGCGGATGAACTCGCTCCGTTCGTTACAACGATGCACCACGACACTCTCGTCCGTACGATCCAACGCGTTCTTGCCGAAAGTCGCGAAGCGATTTTGGCAGGCGAACCTGCTCCATCACACCATGAGCTCATTGCTCGGGTGCAGCACCAGTTGCAGGTTTTGTTTACTCCGAAGTTGCGTCCAGTCATTAACGCTACCGGCGTCATTTTGCATACCAACCTCGGCCGTGCTCCCTTGAGTGAGGATGCAGCAATCGCAATGGCCGAGGCGGCTCGGTTCTATACGCCGCTCGAACTCGAACTCGAAACGGGGCGGCGTGGGGGGCGCATGCGCGAGCTTGCCACTCTGCTGCGGGAACTAACCGGAGCTGAAGCGGCGCTCGTTGTGAACAACAATGCTGCTGCTGTGCTGCTCGTGCTAAGCGCGCTTTGCGCTGGACGTGACGTCATCGTCTCTCGCGGCCAGGCTGTCGAGATCGGTGGAGGCTTTCGTATACCCGACGTTCTCGCTCAGAGTGGCGCGAGGCTAGTTGAGGTCGGAACGACCAATCGTACTTACGTACGCGATTATGCAGCAGCAATTCGTCCAGAAACTGTTGCGATTCTCTCTGTGCATTGGAGCAATTTCCGCATTGTTGGCTTTACGGTTCAACCCACGTTGTCTGAACTCGCTGAGTTGGCACATCAGCATGGCTTGTGGCTCATTGCCGATCTTGGTAGTGGCGCATTACTCGACACTGCGCGGTATGGTCTCGCTCATGAGCCGATGGTGCAGGAAGAGCTAGCTGCTGGGGCTGACCTCGTCTGTTTTTCTGGAGACAAGCTCTTAGGCGGACCACAAGCCGGGATTATTGTTGGACGACATGACCTCGTCCAGCGCGTAGCAGCGCATCCCCTTGCTCGTGCCGTACGTGCTGACAAAACGACCTTGGCAGGCCTGGCCGCGACACTTCGCCACTACCTACGAGGCGAAGCAGAACAAAAGATTCCGATTTGGCGAATGATGAGCATACCAGTAGAAGCGCTTGAACAGCGCTGTCAAACATGGCAGCACGCTTTAGGAGCAGCGGTTGCGGCCGAGGTTGTCCCAAGCGAAGCTGCTGTTGGTGGTGGCTCGCTTCCTGGTTCAACATTGCCAAGTTGGGCATTGGCCATTCCCGAGTCCACGGCGCGTGCGCGTGGCATGAGCCTCGATGCCCTCGCAGCAGCGTTACGTAAGAACAACCCACCGGTGGTTGCACGGCTCGAAGAGCATCGATTGATGTTTGATGCTCGCACTGTTTTGCCGGAGCAAGATACTCAGCTTATTGCCATCCTCCGCCGCACGTTTTCTGTCTGA